From Selenomonas sp. AB3002, one genomic window encodes:
- the murF gene encoding UDP-N-acetylmuramoyl-tripeptide--D-alanyl-D-alanine ligase yields MPAFTLEEVLKATGAKVVCEAARAFADVVTDTRKIAEKVLFVALKGERFNGEDFAAEALKQGAAGVIVGSGCTRENLEAAQKEQGTVLQVEDTLAAYQQLAHLHRMRFDLPVVAITGSNGKTTTKDLTAAVLSARGPVQKTQANFNNEIGLPLTLLGIEEHHTAAVVEIGMRGLHQIEALAPVAAPQVGIVTNVGETHMELLGSLENIARAKAELVEAIPAGGTVILNADNPYVAGMRDKAKEGVRVITFGVENPAEVKAEAVRTEGSKTLFMVEYAKERHEYVLPMVGRHNVENALAAISVGFALGMKAEEIREGLLNLEATKMRFECQEVGPWHVVNDAYNASPMSMKAAIETLSELVKDGRKIAVMGDMLELGSVEEEAHRQVGRELGEHKFAAVVTRGKLGALIAEGAKGSGIAEAYCCESHEEAAAKLKEILQPGDTVLFKGSRGMQMEKIIDLLK; encoded by the coding sequence ATGCCTGCATTTACTCTTGAGGAAGTGCTGAAAGCTACTGGTGCTAAGGTTGTTTGCGAGGCGGCCAGGGCTTTTGCCGATGTAGTGACGGATACCCGCAAGATTGCGGAGAAGGTGCTCTTTGTGGCCCTGAAGGGGGAGCGCTTCAACGGCGAGGATTTCGCCGCCGAGGCTCTGAAGCAGGGGGCGGCTGGCGTTATCGTGGGCAGCGGCTGCACCAGGGAGAATCTTGAGGCAGCGCAAAAGGAGCAGGGCACTGTCCTGCAGGTGGAGGATACTCTGGCTGCTTATCAGCAGCTGGCCCATCTGCACCGCATGAGATTTGACCTGCCTGTAGTGGCCATCACTGGTTCCAATGGCAAGACTACCACCAAGGATCTGACGGCGGCAGTGCTGTCCGCCCGCGGCCCGGTGCAGAAGACCCAGGCCAACTTCAACAACGAGATTGGCCTGCCTTTGACTCTGCTGGGAATAGAAGAACATCATACGGCAGCTGTGGTGGAAATCGGCATGCGGGGCCTGCATCAGATTGAGGCTCTGGCCCCTGTGGCGGCGCCCCAGGTGGGTATCGTCACCAATGTGGGTGAGACCCATATGGAACTGCTGGGCTCTCTTGAGAATATTGCCAGGGCTAAGGCAGAGCTGGTGGAAGCTATTCCTGCTGGCGGCACGGTGATTCTGAATGCAGATAATCCCTATGTGGCAGGTATGCGCGACAAGGCCAAAGAGGGTGTCAGGGTCATTACCTTTGGCGTTGAGAATCCTGCTGAGGTGAAGGCTGAGGCCGTACGCACTGAAGGAAGCAAGACCCTCTTTATGGTGGAATACGCCAAGGAGCGCCATGAGTATGTCCTGCCCATGGTGGGCAGGCACAATGTAGAGAATGCCCTGGCGGCAATCTCTGTCGGGTTCGCTCTGGGCATGAAGGCTGAGGAAATCCGTGAGGGCCTGCTGAATCTGGAAGCCACCAAAATGCGCTTTGAGTGCCAGGAGGTTGGACCGTGGCATGTGGTGAACGATGCCTACAATGCCAGCCCTATGTCCATGAAGGCGGCTATTGAGACTCTGTCCGAGCTGGTGAAGGATGGCCGCAAGATTGCGGTGATGGGGGATATGCTGGAACTTGGCAGCGTTGAAGAAGAAGCCCATCGTCAGGTAGGACGGGAGCTGGGTGAGCATAAGTTTGCGGCTGTGGTCACCCGCGGGAAACTTGGGGCTTTGATTGCTGAAGGGGCAAAGGGTTCCGGGATTGCGGAGGCTTATTGCTGCGAGTCTCATGAGGAGGCTGCGGCGAAGCTTAAAGAAATTCTCCAGCCGGGAGATACGGTGCTCTTTAAGGGCTCCCGGGGTATGCAGATGGAGAAAATTATCGATTTATTGAAGTAA
- a CDS encoding UDP-N-acetylmuramoyl-L-alanyl-D-glutamate--2,6-diaminopimelate ligase, with protein sequence MKLVKELAALVKGAVIKGDKETKVTGIEHDSRKVEHGTMFVCIPGAHVDGHDFIPQAEKAGAKAILTTREDIDPPFGGAVLVVPDLQEALDTIVPFFHDYPARNLRVIGITGTNGKTTTSYLTRAILRAAGYKVGLIGTIQIMMEDEVFPIHNTTPDVVELQHTLAIMRDKGMDYVVMEVSSHALDQNRVAGIEFDTVVFTNLTQDHLDYHKTLENYKLAKARLFDLVSAPGVKERKCAVVNIDDEAGATMLEHAKCPHITYAIDREADLRALDVEVEASGTHVMLENEKFCNEKFCMMPLRLHLAGRFNVYNVMSAVGAAIAENIEPAIIQKVLESFTAVSGRFELVRTGNESQDFSIIVDYAHTPDGVENVLKTARQIAKAKIISVFGCGGDRDRTKRPIMGRLAAELSDVVIATSDNPRTEDPEFILSQVEEGVLEKIGSKHHEKIIDRREAIFRAVELAQKDDIVVILGKGHEDYQILKDKTIHFDDKEVARAAVAAKFA encoded by the coding sequence ATGAAACTTGTGAAAGAACTGGCTGCCCTTGTCAAGGGGGCCGTCATCAAAGGCGATAAAGAGACGAAAGTAACCGGCATCGAGCATGATTCCCGCAAAGTAGAGCATGGGACTATGTTCGTGTGCATTCCTGGTGCCCATGTGGACGGCCATGATTTCATTCCCCAGGCAGAAAAGGCAGGAGCCAAGGCCATCCTCACCACCCGTGAGGACATCGATCCTCCTTTTGGCGGGGCAGTGCTGGTGGTGCCGGACCTGCAGGAAGCACTGGATACCATCGTGCCCTTCTTCCATGATTACCCGGCCCGCAATCTGCGCGTCATCGGCATCACGGGCACCAATGGCAAGACCACTACCAGCTATCTGACCCGCGCCATTCTGCGGGCTGCAGGCTACAAGGTGGGGCTTATCGGCACCATCCAGATCATGATGGAAGACGAAGTCTTCCCCATTCACAATACCACTCCCGATGTGGTGGAGCTGCAACACACGCTGGCCATCATGCGTGACAAGGGCATGGACTATGTGGTAATGGAGGTTTCCTCCCATGCTCTGGACCAGAACCGGGTGGCGGGTATTGAGTTCGACACGGTGGTATTCACCAATCTCACCCAGGACCATCTGGACTACCACAAGACTTTGGAAAACTACAAGCTGGCGAAAGCCAGGCTGTTCGATCTTGTCAGTGCTCCCGGTGTGAAGGAGCGCAAGTGCGCCGTGGTGAATATCGACGACGAGGCCGGCGCCACTATGCTGGAGCACGCCAAGTGCCCCCACATCACCTATGCCATTGACCGTGAGGCAGACCTCAGGGCTCTTGATGTGGAGGTGGAGGCTTCCGGCACCCATGTCATGCTGGAGAATGAGAAATTCTGCAACGAGAAATTCTGCATGATGCCTCTGCGCCTGCATCTGGCAGGTCGTTTCAACGTCTACAACGTCATGAGCGCTGTTGGTGCTGCCATTGCAGAGAATATCGAGCCTGCCATCATTCAGAAGGTGCTGGAGTCCTTTACGGCTGTGTCTGGCCGCTTCGAGCTGGTGCGCACTGGCAATGAAAGCCAGGACTTCTCCATTATCGTGGACTATGCCCATACTCCTGACGGGGTGGAAAATGTGCTGAAGACTGCCCGCCAGATTGCCAAGGCAAAAATCATCTCTGTCTTTGGCTGCGGCGGCGACCGCGACCGCACCAAGCGCCCAATTATGGGCCGCCTGGCAGCAGAGCTTTCCGATGTGGTGATTGCCACCTCTGACAACCCCCGCACTGAGGATCCGGAATTCATCCTGTCCCAGGTAGAGGAGGGGGTGCTGGAGAAAATCGGCTCCAAGCACCATGAGAAGATCATCGACCGCAGGGAGGCCATCTTCCGGGCGGTGGAGCTGGCTCAGAAGGACGATATCGTGGTCATCCTGGGCAAGGGCCATGAGGACTATCAGATACTGAAGGACAAGACCATTCACTTTGATGATAAGGAAGTGGCCCGGGCTGCCGTGGCTGCCAAGTTTGCGTAA
- a CDS encoding cell division protein FtsL yields MSAQRKYYEYEEEFYEEQVPLSREDEIKTLKVRSKEPLFKTVVDTATRSHCQILFLVAAVMALLVTVGSGVSASRGYALVATQNQAEQLEQENERLRIENAKLKAPQRIKDIAEGELGMTVPKKIYFAHEN; encoded by the coding sequence ATGTCAGCTCAGAGAAAATACTATGAGTATGAAGAGGAGTTCTATGAAGAGCAGGTTCCTCTTTCGCGTGAGGACGAAATCAAGACCTTGAAGGTGCGCTCCAAAGAGCCGCTTTTCAAGACCGTGGTGGATACGGCCACCCGCTCCCATTGCCAGATACTCTTTCTGGTGGCAGCGGTGATGGCACTCTTGGTGACGGTGGGCAGCGGTGTTTCAGCCAGCCGGGGATATGCTTTGGTGGCAACCCAGAACCAGGCAGAGCAGCTGGAGCAGGAGAATGAACGGCTGCGCATTGAGAACGCCAAGTTGAAAGCACCGCAGCGCATCAAGGATATTGCTGAGGGCGAGCTGGGAATGACTGTTCCCAAGAAAATCTACTTTGCACATGAGAATTAA
- the rsmH gene encoding 16S rRNA (cytosine(1402)-N(4))-methyltransferase RsmH: MEFHHVSVMLEETVQGVVTDPAGTYVDCTLGGGGHSHRITELLAPEGRLIGLDQDEAAIKAASERLADASCRVDIVHSNFRHLEKVLHDLGIEQVDGVVFDLGVSSHQIDTAERGFSYMQDAPLDMRMDPEASLSAYEVVNTYSQEELARIFHDYGEERWGKRIAEFIVKERETAPIKTTGELVEVICKAVPKAVRRAATGHPAKRIFQAIRIEVNDELGILENAFKTAVKFLKPGGHLAIITFHSLEDRIAKQTLKELARGCICPPELPVCTCNHKPEIKLLGKPRQATKEELRDNSRSKSAKLRIAVKLG; the protein is encoded by the coding sequence ATGGAGTTTCATCACGTTAGTGTTATGCTGGAAGAGACGGTGCAGGGGGTTGTTACCGATCCGGCTGGAACTTATGTGGATTGTACTCTGGGCGGTGGGGGGCATTCTCATCGCATTACTGAATTGCTGGCTCCTGAGGGACGGTTGATTGGGCTTGATCAGGATGAGGCGGCTATCAAAGCGGCTTCTGAGCGCCTTGCTGATGCTTCCTGCAGAGTGGATATCGTGCATAGCAATTTCCGCCATCTGGAAAAGGTTCTGCATGATTTGGGCATTGAGCAGGTTGATGGTGTTGTTTTCGACCTGGGGGTTTCTTCCCATCAGATTGATACTGCCGAGCGGGGCTTTTCCTACATGCAGGATGCGCCGCTGGATATGCGCATGGACCCGGAGGCCAGCCTTTCCGCCTATGAAGTGGTGAATACTTACAGCCAGGAGGAACTGGCACGGATTTTCCACGATTACGGGGAGGAGCGCTGGGGCAAGCGCATTGCAGAATTTATCGTGAAAGAGCGGGAAACTGCTCCTATCAAAACCACTGGTGAACTGGTGGAGGTCATTTGCAAGGCGGTGCCCAAAGCCGTGCGCCGGGCAGCCACAGGACATCCTGCCAAGAGGATTTTTCAGGCCATCCGCATCGAGGTCAATGACGAGCTGGGGATTTTGGAGAACGCCTTCAAGACAGCGGTGAAATTCCTGAAGCCCGGAGGTCATCTGGCTATCATCACTTTCCATTCACTTGAGGACAGGATAGCCAAGCAGACTTTGAAGGAATTGGCAAGAGGGTGTATCTGCCCGCCTGAGCTGCCGGTTTGCACTTGCAACCATAAGCCGGAGATCAAGCTCTTGGGAAAGCCCAGGCAGGCCACAAAAGAGGAACTGAGGGATAATTCCCGTTCAAAGAGCGCAAAATTGCGCATAGCCGTGAAATTGGGGTAA